Proteins from a genomic interval of Debaryomyces hansenii CBS767 chromosome E complete sequence:
- a CDS encoding DEHA2E19250p (some similarities with uniprot|Q5A586 Candida albicans Potential helix-loop-helix DNA binding protein), with amino-acid sequence MSFKLNDYNAFLTSLYEKKPNIKSEQQSSDEFPVDFDFGLAMSTENTQDRFNNINTEFIAETGASSLMNDAYTQGLSGLQLQESQAISQEVFEYSSPHDQFQVNSSKQQINRPGPVKSYSCSQFVPPNTDIENKKFDASLAEAQARPRTKSAHNVIEQRYRNKINDKFTVLQNTVPSLRVAKRKLKGLASPDFKQDYDEDPINDYSGSEDEDLEGLEPAKKLNKGTILTKSIEYIKFLEMKNNSMLNENEQLLLKARLLGIPVDESLRY; translated from the coding sequence ATGTCGTTCAAGTTAAATGATTATAATGCCTTTTTGACTTCATTATATGAGAAGAAGCCCAATATAAAGAGCGAACAACAATCGTCAGATGAATTTCCAGTAGActttgattttggtttaGCGATGTCCACGGAAAATACACAAGATAGAttcaacaatattaatacGGAATTTATTGCAGAAACAGGTGCTTCTAGTCTAATGAACGATGCTTATACCCAGGGATTGAGTGGGTTGCAACTACAAGAGTCGCAAGCAATACTGCAAGaagtatttgaatattcaaGCCCACATGATCAATTCCAAGTGAATTCGAGTAAACAACAAATCAACAGACCAGGCCCCGTCAAATCATATTCTTGTTCGCAATTCGTTCCACCTAATACTGACatagaaaataaaaagttcGATGCATCTCTTGCAGAAGCCCAAGCTAGACCAAGAACAAAATCAGCTCACAATGTTATAGAACAGAGATATCGTAACAAGATTAATGACAAGTTCACCGTTTTACAGAATACCGTTCCAAGTCTCCGGGTTGCGAAAAGAAAACTAAAAGGATTGGCTTCTCCAGATTTCAAGCAAGACTACGACGAAGATCCTATAAATGATTACAGTGGTTCCGAAGATGAGGATCTAGAGGGCTTAGAGCCAGccaaaaaattgaataaggGGACTATTCTCACGAAGTCTATAGAATATATCAAGTTTttggaaatgaaaaataatagCATGCTCAACGAAAACGAACAATTACTTCTAAAAGCAAGATTGTTAGGCATACCCGTTGATGAATCATTGCGATACTAA
- a CDS encoding DEHA2E19272p (similar to uniprot|P10614 Saccharomyces cerevisiae YHR007C ERG11 Lanosterol 14-alpha-demethylase catalyzes the C-14 demethylation of lanosterol to form 4 4''- dimethyl cholesta-8 14 24-triene-3-beta-ol in the ergosterol biosynthesis pathway) — protein sequence MALADYSIALYNYFTSLAIVQQASIIILFPFIYNLLWQFFYSFRKDRVPLVFHWMPWVGSAVVYGMQPYEFFENCRTKYGDVFAFVLLGKVMTVYLGPKGHEFVLNSKLQDVSAEEAYTHLTTPVFGKGVIYDCSNSRLMEQKKFAKYALTKDSFRKYVPKIKEEVLSYFTDSENFNMKGKSSGVVNVMESQPEITIFTASRSLMGDEMRKKFDASFAQLYTDLDKGFTPINFVFPHLPLPQYRKRDAAQQKISSTYMSLISKRRDTGDIDPSRDLIDSLMTHSTYKDGVRMTDQEIANLLIGVLMGGQHTSASTSAWFLLHLAENPSLQDEVYEEILSVLKQKNGSFNDLDYDDLQNMPLLNNIIKETLRMHMPLHSIFRKVKNPLLVPNTQYVVPKGHHVLVSPGYAMTNEKWFPEAAKFKPHRWDETAKATGNEDTVDYGFGAITKGVASPYLPFGGGRHRCIGEQFAYVQLGTILSTYVYNMKWSLKDGKMPEIDYASMVTLPMEPADICWEKRENCVI from the coding sequence ATGGCTTTGGCAGATTACTCTATAGCGTTGTACAACTACTTTACATCGCTTGCTATTGTGCAACAAGCCAgtatcattatattattcccattcatttataatttgTTATGGCAATTCTTTTACTCGTTTAGAAAAGACAGAGTACCATTAGTATTTCACTGGATGCCGTGGGTTGGATCTGCAGTGGTTTATGGTATGCAACCATATGAGTTTTTCGAAAATTGTCGTACTAAATACGGGGATGTTTTTGCGTTTGTATTATTAGGTAAGGTGATGACGGTTTACTTGGGGCCTAAAGGACACGAGTTTGTATTGAATTCGAAATTGCAAGATGTCAGTGCCGAAGAAGCATATACACATTTGACGACGCCTGTGTTTGGAAAGGGTGTTATTTATGATTGTTCAAATTCTAGATTAATGGAACAAAAAAAGTTTGCCAAATACGCCTTGACCAAGGATTCTTTCAGAAAGTACGTTCCAAAAATCAAGGAGGAAGTATTGAGTTATTTCACTGATTCTGAAAACTTCAATATGAAAGGAAAATCTAGTGGGGTTGTTAACGTTATGGAATCTCAACCAGAAATTACTATTTTCACAGCATCGAGATCTTTGATGGGTGATGAAATGAGAAAGAAGTTCGATGCATCGTTTGCACAATTATATACTGATTTAGATAAGGGATTCACTCCAATTAACTTCGTATTCCCACACTTGCCTTTGCCTCAGTATAGAAAGAGAGACGCTGCTCAACAAAAGATCTCTTCCACTTACATGTCGTTAATTAGTAAAAGAAGAGATACTGGAGATATTGATCCATCTCGTGATTTGATTGATTCTTTGATGACACATTCTACGTATAAAGACGGTGTGAGGATGACTGACCAGGAGATTGccaatttattgattgGCGTTTTAATGGGTGGACAACACACTTCAGCTTCTACTTCAGCTTGGTTCTTATTACATTTGGCTGAGAATCCAAGTTTACAAGATGAAGTATACGAGGAAATTTTATCGGTATTGAAACAGAAGAACGGAtcatttaatgatttagattatgatgatttacAAAACATGCCTTTGCttaacaatattatcaaagaaaCTTTGAGAATGCATATGCCATTGCACTCTATTTTCAGAAAGGTCAAGAATCCATTGTTAGTTCCTAATACCCAATATGTTGTTCCTAAAGGTCACCACGTCCTCGTCAGTCCTGGTTACGCCATGACGAATGAAAAATGGTTCCCGGAAGCTGCAAAATTTAAGCCTCACAGGTGGGACGAAACGGCTAAGGCAACTGGAAATGAAGACACTGTTGACTATGGTTTCGGTGCTATTACAAAAGGTGTGGCTTCTCCCTATTTACCTTTTGGTGGTGGTAGACATCGTTGTATTGGTGAACAATTTGCGTATGTTCAATTAGGTACTATATTGTCTACTTACGTTTATAATATGAAATGGTCTTTGAAAGACGGTAAAATGCctgaaattgattatgCATCAATGGTCACTTTACCTATGGAACCTGCCGATATTTGTTGGgaaaaaagagaaaattGTGTTATTTAA
- a CDS encoding DEHA2E19228p (similar to uniprot|Q03305 Saccharomyces cerevisiae YDR465C RMT2 Arginine methyltransferase) — protein sequence MSDLHELCGFQTRPIGPKYIEDLKFYLKNGIPATYTIEEAYNYTNNIEEEPTTTTTPLHIICSHIPNDASNDEIDIINQMVEILLEYGAGWCLTDINDDTPGCILIRRKLNNTPIYNQVVAAGVRAELLLRKVSEYDMEIIEDTDDLNHEQFEGIQGEETTEEERKEEEPSNTSDIIDEQKVEQPKEDLKEDPSSNQETYLKTKLEYKDGALVTKDRKDGVMMSWETDLMRMGCDSLFKGASIDGEIDDEVNILNIGFGMGIIDTMINNKNPTKQYICEAHPDVLAKLRLDGWYEKQNVVILEGRWQEQLNKLLSEGNVFFNGIYYDTYSEHYEDMLELFDIVVGILKPHGVFSFFNGLGADRQVVYEVYKQLVEMDLANYGLICKFEQIEVPESTLQLEVQNSTDNKSVWDDIKRAYWTCPTYYHPEARFMDV from the coding sequence ATGTCGGATTTACATGAGTTATGTGGTTTTCAAACGAGACCTATTGGACCCAAGTACattgaagatttaaagttttacttgaaaaatggtaTTCCTGCAACCTACACGATAGAAGAAGCATACAATTATACAAACAACATAGAAGAGGAGCCAACTACCACTACTACCCCATTACATATTATATGTTCTCATATACCCAATGATGCTtctaatgatgaaatagacattattaatcaaatGGTTGAAATCTTGCTCGAATATGGTGCCGGGTGGTGCCTTACCGATATCAATGATGACACACCAGGTTGTATATTGATCAGAAGAAAGTTAAATAACACTCCAATTTACAACCAAGTAGTTGCTGCTGGTGTTAGAgcagaattattattgagaAAAGTTAGTGAATACGACATGGAAATCATCGAGGACACTGATGACTTAAACCATGAACAATTTGAAGGCATACAGGGCGAAGAAACCACAGAGGAAGAGCGTAAAGAAGAGGAACCTTCCAACACTTCagatattattgatgaacAGAAAGTCGAACAACCTAAAGAAGATCTCAAGGAGGATCCTTCCAGTAACCAAGAAACTTACttgaaaacaaaattggaatataaGGATGGTGCCTTAGTAACTAAGGACAGAAAAGATGGGGTCATGATGTCCTGGGAAACAGATTTAATGAGAATGGGTTGTGATTCTCTTTTTAAGGGGGCAAGCATTGATGGCGAGATAGATGATGaagttaatattttgaatattggATTTGGTATGGGAATTATAGATACTATGATTAATAACAAGAACCCAACTAAGCAATACATATGTGAAGCACATCCAGATGTCTTGGCTAAGTTGCGTCTCGATGGTTGGTATGAAAAACAAAATGTGGTTATATTAGAAGGAAGATGGCAAGAACAGTTAAACAAGCTTTTATCCGAGGGCAATGTCTTCTTCAACGGTATTTATTACGACACGTATTCTGAACATTATGAAGATATgttagaattatttgatatagTTGTTGGTATATTAAAGCCCCATGGTGtattctctttcttcaatggGTTGGGAGCGGACAGACAAGTGGTTTATGAAGTATACAAGCAATTGGTAGAAATGGACCTAGCCAATTACGGTTTGATTTGTAAATTCGAGCAAATTGAAGTTCCTGAATCAACCTTACAGTTAGAAGTTCAAAATTCTACAGACAACAAATCAGTTTGGGATGACATTAAAAGAGCTTACTGGACTTGCCCAACTTACTACCATCCTGAAGCTAGATTTATGGACGTTTAG